Proteins from a genomic interval of Macrobrachium nipponense isolate FS-2020 chromosome 28, ASM1510439v2, whole genome shotgun sequence:
- the LOC135201586 gene encoding solute carrier family 45 member 3-like has product MGFMCHNMFFTDFVGQYMYGGQPDAQEHTKLAVLYDEGVRMGSWGLFLHSLTACMYAFFIQQHIVRLVGHRTVFIGGLLMFALTMAATIVSPTMPFLNVVTALSGIGFAALTSTPNMLVTLYNSDRQLYMWDNNNSSADIQEEKGLGTDVAVLDIAYFLAQIILSIFMGPLVDLTGSALPYMVVSALTGVVAVYCSTRVVFTDQQLMQLRAGTF; this is encoded by the exons ATGGGTTTCATGTGCCACAACATGTTCTTTACGGATTTTGTAGGCCAGTACATGTATGGTGGACAGCCGGATGCTCAGGAACACACGAAGTTAGCAGTCCTTTATGATGAAGGCGTTCGCATGGGATCCTGGGGACTCTTCCTCCACAGCCTCACAG cttgtatgtatgcatttttcATACAGCAACATATAGTTCGTCTTGTAGGCCATCGAACAGTATTTATTGGTGGCTTGCTGATGTTTGCATTGACTATGGCAGCAACTATTGTATCTCCAACGATGCCTTTCCTCAATGTTGTAACAGCTTTGTCTGGGATTGGCTTTGCTGCCCTGACATCTACCCCAAACATGCTTGTTACCTTGTATAATTCGGACAGGCAG TTGTATATGTgggacaacaacaacagcagcgcAGATATACAGGAGGAAAAGGGCCTGGGAACCGATGTGGCCGTACTGGACATTGCTTACTTTTTGGCTCAAATCATCTTGTCAATCTTCATGGGCCCTCTCGTTGACTTGACAGGCTCTGCCTTGCCTTACATGGTGGTATCAGCTTTGACAGGGGTCGTTGCGGTGTATTGCAGCACACGTGTGGTGTTTACCGATCAGCAGCTAATGCAACTCAGGGCTGGAACTTTTTAA